The Acidobacteriota bacterium region ACCATCACTAACGCGGGCGCGGACTTCACGATCAACCCGAAGGTGGCGTCGGTGACGCCGACGGTGGCGGGCAAGACGTATGGCGACGTCGACCCGGCATTGACGGGGACCCTGAGTGACTTCCTCGCGGCTGACAACGTGACAGCGGTCTACGCCCGGACGGCCGGAGAGACGGTGGCGGGGAGTTCGTACACCATCAACGCGACGCTGAATCCGTCAGGAGCGCTAGGGAACTACAGCATTACCTATAACACTGCGGCCTTCACAATCGCCAAGCGCCTGGCGGCGTGGACGACGAACGCAAGCGGCAAGACGTACGGCGACGCGGACCCGGCCCCGCTGACGACAGGGAGCGGCAGCAATTTCACGGCGGCGGACAACGTGACGGCGACCTACGGCCGTGCGTCTGGCGAGACGGTGACGGGCGGGCCGTATCCCATCACGGCGACGCTGAGCCCGGCAGGCGTGCTGAGCAACTACACCATCACTAACGCGGGCGCGGACTTCACGATCAACCCGAAGGTGGCGTCGGTGACGCCGACGGTGGCGGGCAAGACGTATGGCGACGTCGGCAAGACGTATGGCGACGTCGACCCGGCATTGACGGGGACCCTGAGTGGCTTCCTCGCGGCTGACAACGTGACAGCGGCCTACGCCCGGACGGCCGGAGAGGCGGTGGCCGGGAGTCCCTACACGATCAGCGCGACGCTGAGCCCGGCAGGCGTGCTGAGCAACTATACGATCACGAACGCCGGGGCGGCCTTCACGATCAACAAGCTGGCGGCGACGTGGACGACCAGCCCCAACAGCAAGACCTACGGGACCGCCGATCCGAGTCCGTTGACGACGGGGAGTGGCACTTTCCTGACGGCGGACAACATCAGCGCAACCTACACCCGAGCCCCCGGGAATACGGTCGCGGGCGGGCCGTATCTCATTACGGCAACACTGGTCGATCCGAACGGGAAGTTGGTGAACTATGAGCCGGTCACCAACATCGGCGCGAGCTTCACGATCAGCCCGGCCAATACCACGACGACCGCACCGAGCATCAATGCGCACTTTGGGGATCCGCTCGTGACACTCACCGCGAATGTCAAGGCCGGCTTGCCGTCTACGGCAACCGTCAATGAGGGGTCGGTCACTTTCGTCGTGACAACGACGAGCGGCACAGTGCTTGCCACACTGGGACCCGTAACTGTTGCTGCCGGCGCGGCGAGCGCAAGCGTGACACTTGGATCGAGCTTTGTCGCTGGCCACTACAACGTCGCTGTGACGTACAACCCAGCCAGTGTTGCGCCGAATTTCAGCGCCGGCGGTACAACCTCCGGGTTGACAATAGACCCGGCGCAAACGACGCTCGTCATTACGAAGCCCGCAGACACTCAGTACAGCGATCCGGTTAAGCTGGCAGCCACCGTCAGCCCGACGATTCTCAATGGCCAGACAATCTCCGGTTCCGTGGAGTTCTTCATCGCCGGAGTGTCGGTTGGTTCGGCTGCGGTGAACAATGCCGGCGTGGCGACGAAGTCGGGAATCTCGAACATGCGGGTGCCCGCCAACTACGCTGTAACGGCTGCATTCACTAGCACGAACTCCAACTTCACCGATAGCAGTGGCGTCGGAGTTGTTCTCACCGTAACCCCGGAGGACGCGCGAGCGGTTTCCACGGGATTGACGTCACTGAGTACTCCTTCCACCAGTACCTCCAACGTGTCCGCGAAGCTCATGGCGACGGTCCAGGACATCACGGGCATCCTGCTCGACCCCGCCTATGACGGCGACCTCGGCGATACACGGAACGCGCGCGTAACGTTCGTGAACCGTAATCAATCGAACGCGCCGTTCCCGGGCTGCTCTGACCTGACTCCCACTCTAATTGCTCCAGCCGACCTCAAGACAGGTGTTGTGTCCTGTGTGACCACGCTGACAACGGGAAGCGCGGACAGTGCCACCTATGAAGTAGGAATCGTGGTCACTGGCTACTACACGAGGAACGACTCGTACGACGACTTCGATGTCAACGTGTACAAACCCGGTACCGGGTTCCTCGGCGGCGGCGGGTACCTGATCAACACCGCGTCGGTCGGTGTGTATGCTGGCACGGCCGGGACGAGAACGAACTTTGGCTTCAACGCGAAGGCGAAGACGCCAAAGGTACTCCAAGGGCACGTGAACATCATCGTACGAAGCCGCCAGGCCGACGGCCGGTGGAAGATCTACCAAATCAAGAGCAACGCGATTGATTCTCTGAGTATTACGCCGGGCACGGTAAAGGGTACTGGCACGGGACAGTTCCTCTCCAAGGCAACTATCTCGGATATCACGAATCCCCTCGCGCCGACGTCGCTCGGCGGCAACTACCAACTCCAGGTCACGGTCTTCGACAACGGCGAGCCCGGAACAAGCGACACGCTGGCGGTGGCGCTCTGGGACGGAAGCGTACTTCTGTTCTCCAGCAACTGGTCCGGTACGCCTCCCAAGACCGTCCCGCAGATCCTCGCAGGCGGTAACCTGCAGGCTCGTTGAAGGCGGTAGCCTCACCAGCGCCGTCCAGGTTCACGATGGGGTCGACCGCCACAGAATCACCGCCGGTTGAGTGCGGGGCTTTGCGTTCCTCGCGGACCTCACCGAGGAAGAGCGCGTGCTCGCTGGTGACCAGCATCAGCGTTGCCCTTTTCTTGCCCTTTGGACGCCACAAAGTCCGGCAAGCGGCAGCAAACAGCGGCACAAAGCGAAACCGCAAGATCGTCAGGTGTTCCGGTGTCAGGCGCGCGGTCCGACACAGCGGCGCAACGCCCAGCAAGACGCGGCTAACGACGCTTGTTCCGCCTGTTAACCGGAGGGTTGTCCGCCTTCGCTCGCCGAGACTCGAGGCGAGCTTCGGCGAGATCCCGCCGAAGCTTCGCACCCGTACACCACGAAGCGTAGGCGAATAAGTTCGAATCTTACCTGAGGAGCCAGACCCGCTCGGAGCGCACGCGGGCTCGCTCCGAAGAAGAGCGCGCCGGAGCCTTGGCGAAGGCGTGCCGAGGATCCAACTTCTCCACTTCCCGTCTACTCCATCAGAGTTGGCGACGAAATCGCGCCGTAGCTCCGTCTGCGGAGTGAAGGCGGATGAGGAGCCAATCTCATTTTGTCGCAATCACTACCCGTCGCCCGACAGTTCGGCGAGCAGCCACGCCTTGGCGAGCAGCCAGTCGCGTTTCGCGGTGCCCGGGGAGACCTGGAGGAACGTCGCGGCCTCATCGATGGTCAGCCCGCCGAAGTAGCGCAACTCGACGAGGCGGCTCTTGCGGGGATCGATGCGGGCCAGAGCCTCGAGCGCTTCGTCCAGTTCGAGCAATTCCACGCCGTGCCCGGGAGCCGGCAGCCGGGCCTCTTCGATCGGCAACTTCGTGACGCCACCCCCGCGCTTGGCGGAGGCCCGCTCCCGCACGTGGTCCACGACGATCCGCCGCATGATCTGGGCGCAGAGCGCCAGGAAGTGGACCCGGTTCTCGCAGCCAATCCCGCCCGCGCGCACGAGCCTGAGATACGCCTCGTTGGCCAGCCCGACGGACTCGAGGCTGTCGCCCGGACGGCGCCTCCAGAGCTGCCGGTGCGCGATGCGGCGAAGCTCCGCGTAGACGAGGGCAACCAGGCGGTCCAGAGCATCCTGGTCGCCGTGCTTCCATGCGTCCAGCATCGCCGTCAGATCGGCGTCTTCCCACTTCGCCACGTTGCGCGAATCCTACACCGGCTCGCCGCCCGTTGGCCATTCCGCCGCCCACTTGCGGATTGAAGATAGATGGACGGTCGCCGGACCACTTCGCGTCGAGGATGCTACAATTCGCGCCGTCCGCCTGCGGCGCTGCCTGCCGCCGGCCCCCGGCCGGGCAGAAGGTCGCGCGCTTAGGCCTCCCATCGGAGTTCGCCATGAAGCAGGAACTCTGGCGGCGCGTCGAGGCACTGTTCCACGCGGCGCGCGCGCGCGCGCCGGAAGCCCGCGCGGCGTTTCTGGAAGAGGCCTGCGGCGGAGACGTCGTGTTGCGACATGAGGTGCTCCGGCTCCTCTCGAAGGAAGCTCAGGCCGCCAGCTTCCTGGAAAACCCCTCCTGCGAGTTTCGCGGGGAAGTCGAGGCGCTGCTTGCCGGGGACGCGGACGACGATGCGATTCCGGTGACGACACCGGCCGCGCCCGCCCGCCCCGTTCTCGAGGCCGGCCGGCGCCTCGGGCCGTACGAGATTCAGTCGGTGATTGGCCGCGGTGGCATGGGCGAGGTCTACAAGGCCCGAGACACGCGCCTCGACCGCACGGTTGCCATCAAGGTTCTCCCGCCGGGGCTCGCCGCGGATTCCGGCCTTCCGACATCGAAGACCCCCTGGCGCACCCGCTTCGACCGCGAGGCGAAGGCGATCGCCAGCCTGAATCACCCGCACGTCTGCGCGCTTCACGACGTGGGAGACCAGGCAGGCCTGACGTTCCTCGTGATGGAGTACATCGAGGGGCAGACGCTCGCCGATCGCCTGCAAGGCGGTCTGCTGCCGGTGGACGAGGCGCTCACGAGCGCAATCGAAATGGCGGACGCCCTGGCGGCCGCCCACCGCCAGGGCGTCATTCACCGCGACCTCAAGCCGGCGAACGTGATGGTGACGGCCGACGGGCAGGTGAAGGTTCTCGACTTCGGCCTGGCGAAGCACGTGGGCGCGCGGTTCGACATCGAGCAGAGTGCGATGACCCCGACCGCTCCGCCGCCCGAGAGCGACCTCACGGAAGACGGCGCGGTGCTTGGCACGGCGGCCTACATGTCGCCCGAGCAGGTGGAGGGCGCCACGCTCGATGCTCGCTCCGACGTCTTCAGCTTCGGAGCCGTGCTCTATGAACTGCTGACGGGGCGGAGAGCCTTCCAGGGGCACTCGCCGATCTCGAAGATGCAGGCGATCCTGCGCGACACCCCGGTGCCCGTCCACCGCCTTCGACACGACGTTCCCAGAGCGCTCGAAGCCATCGTGACCCGGTGTCTCGAGAAGGAGCGTGATCTCCGCTATCCCTCGGGCGTCGAACTCCACGAGGCCCTGGCCGGCTGCCAGGCGCAGATGGCCACCCGGCCCGGGCCGTGGACGCTCCTGCGAGACCGGCGGTTGGCGGTTCCCGCGCTTGCAATCGTCGTCGTGTCGCTCGCGGCCGTCTCGTGGTCGCTCTGGGGGTTGTCACGCGTCAGTTGGGCCCGGAGGATCGCGTTGCCCGAGATCGCGCGCCTGATCGACGAAGGGCGGAATGCCGCGGCGTTCCGCCTGGTCCGGCGCGCTGAGCGCTACCTGCCGAACGACCCGGAGATCGCGCGGCTCCGGGTGAACCACACGCGCCGCGCCTCGTTCCAGTCGGATCCACTCGGTGCCGACGTGCGGGTCCGCGACTACATCGATACGGGCGCCGATGCCGAGTGGGACAACCTCGGCCGAACGCCCCTCGATGCGGTGGCCATTCCCGCCGGGCACCTGGCGTACCGGATCTCGAAGCCGGGCTATACGACCGCTGAGGGATACACGGCCAGCGCCGTCACCAGCGGTGTCGGGCGCGTGAGCGTCAAGCTGGATCTTGAAGGGACCGCGCCGCGCGGGATGGTCCGCGTGTGGGGGCGGATGCCAATCGGGAAATTCTGGCTGGACAAGTACGAGGTCAGCAACGCGCGCTACAAGGAGTTCGTCGATCGCGGTGGCTACGGAAAGGCCGAGTACTGGAAAGGGCCATTCGTCGAAGGCGGCCGGGTGATCGGTTGGGAACGGGCCGTCGCGCGTCTCACGGACGCCACGGGCCGTCCCGGCCCCGCGACCTGGCAGTTCGGCGCTTATCCCCGCGGACAGGACGACTACCCGGTCGGCGGCGTGAGCTGGTACGAGGCGGCGGCGTACTGTGAATCGGAGGGAAAGGTGCTCCCGACGGTCCATCACTGGCAGGTGGCGGCACACCAGGGGATGTTCACGACCATCCTGGAGACGAGCAATTTCGGCGGGCGGGGACCGGCCCGCGTCGGAAGCTACGCGGGGCTCGGGCCGTTCGGAACCTACGACGCCGCGGGGAACGTGAGGGAGTGGTGCCTGAACGCGTCCGGCGACAACCGCTGCATCCTGGGCGGGGCGTGGAACGACCCGCTGTATCTCTTCCAGCTCTCGGACGCGCGCCCCCCGTTGGACCGCTCGAACGGCAACGGCTTTCGTTGCGCGAAGTACGAGCTCGAGCCGCCGCCCGAACTCACCGGGTCCGTGGCCGTGTCTCTCGTCGCTGCCGACCGCTCCGGTGACCGGCCTGTCGGCGACGAGATCTTCCAGGTCTACAAGGCGCTCCACGCGTACGATCACGGCGAGCTGGACGCAAGGGTCGAGGCGATCGACGAGGGTTCCCCTTTCTGGCGCCAGGAGAAGGTCAGCTTCCGCGCGGCCTACGGCAACGAGAGGGTGACCATGTACCTCTTCCTTCCGAAGAACGCCGTCCCTCCGTTCCAGGCCGTGGTGACGTTCCCGGGGACGTGGGCGCTGGACCTCCAAAGTAGCGCCCGGCTGGAGTCCCAGTGGTTCGACTTCTTCGTCCGGAGCGGCCGCGCGGTGGTGCACCCGATCTACAAGGGGATGTACGAGCGCACGATCGGGGAGAACTACGCCGCCTGCATCTCGAAGCCGAACGTCTGGCGCGAGCTGGCCCTTCAGTGGCACAAGGACCTCGGGCGAACCCTCGACTACCTGGAGACACGCGGGGACTTCGACCGCGAGAAGGTGGCGTACCACGGGCTCAGCCTCGGCACGGTGCAGGCCCCGAGACTGCTGGCGCTGGAGCCGCGCCTGAAGGCGGCGGTGCTGTTCTGGGGCGGGTTCCTTCACCGGGTCTCCGCCGAGGTCAACCCGCTCGACTACGCCCCTCGTTCGACGGTGCCGACGCTCATGGTCTCCGGTCGTTCAGACCCCCTCTTCCCGGAATCGACCAGCCAGATTCCCATGTTCCGCCTCCTCGGCACGCCCGACAAGGACAAGCGCCGCTTGGTCGTCGAGGGAGGGCACGTCGCCTTCAACCAGGAAGTGGTGCGGGAAGTTCTCGCCTGGCTCGACAAGTACCTGGGGCCCGTCAGGACCCGGTGAGACGGGCGAGCTCGAGTCATCCTCCGAGCATGTCGAATTTGGCGCGGGCGGGCGGTCCGTTGGCCGTTTCCGCCCCCGCTTCCGGAGTACTGATGGGAGCGAGTGCCGCGTGAAGGCACCGCTTTCAGGAAGACGCCGCGAAGCGAAAGGCCACAGAGGAGATGTGCTATGAGACTGCGCAGGTTGATCCCCGCCGTGCCGATGATCTTGGCGCTGTTCGCGCCGGCGACTGCCGCCGCGCAAGTGCCGGCCGCCGTGCCGCTGCCCGCCGACTTGCAGGGCGAGCTGGGCGGCGTTCCGTATCGCATCCGGGTCCCGGCCAACTGGAACGGCACGCTGATCGTGTACGCCCACGGGTACGGCGAAAGTGCCGTGCCGCCGGCGCTGGCGCCGCTGCCCGCCGATGTGGACGCGCTCCTGGCAAAGGGGTTCGCGCTGGCCGCGTCGCGCTTCCAAGGGGGGGTGCCGGTGCCGCCACAGGTCCTTGCCGGGTACCAGGTCAAGGAGGGCATGCAGAACAACGTCGCGCTGACGGGCGCTTTTCGGGAGATCGTGGGCCGTCCTCTACGGACGATCATCTGGGGCAAGTCGCTGGGCGGCCTCATCGCGCTCGGCCTGATCGAGAAGTTCCCAGGCCTCTACGACGGGGCGGTTGCCCTGTGCGCCGCGGGTGCGGGTACGCCGCGTCGGTTCGACCATTTCCTCGACATCACGCTGGCCTACAAGGTCGCCTTCGGCTGGATGCCGGAGTGGGGGTCGCCCGGTGATCTTCGCGACGACCTGA contains the following coding sequences:
- a CDS encoding ECF-type sigma factor, whose translation is MAKWEDADLTAMLDAWKHGDQDALDRLVALVYAELRRIAHRQLWRRRPGDSLESVGLANEAYLRLVRAGGIGCENRVHFLALCAQIMRRIVVDHVRERASAKRGGGVTKLPIEEARLPAPGHGVELLELDEALEALARIDPRKSRLVELRYFGGLTIDEAATFLQVSPGTAKRDWLLAKAWLLAELSGDG
- a CDS encoding protein kinase, producing MKQELWRRVEALFHAARARAPEARAAFLEEACGGDVVLRHEVLRLLSKEAQAASFLENPSCEFRGEVEALLAGDADDDAIPVTTPAAPARPVLEAGRRLGPYEIQSVIGRGGMGEVYKARDTRLDRTVAIKVLPPGLAADSGLPTSKTPWRTRFDREAKAIASLNHPHVCALHDVGDQAGLTFLVMEYIEGQTLADRLQGGLLPVDEALTSAIEMADALAAAHRQGVIHRDLKPANVMVTADGQVKVLDFGLAKHVGARFDIEQSAMTPTAPPPESDLTEDGAVLGTAAYMSPEQVEGATLDARSDVFSFGAVLYELLTGRRAFQGHSPISKMQAILRDTPVPVHRLRHDVPRALEAIVTRCLEKERDLRYPSGVELHEALAGCQAQMATRPGPWTLLRDRRLAVPALAIVVVSLAAVSWSLWGLSRVSWARRIALPEIARLIDEGRNAAAFRLVRRAERYLPNDPEIARLRVNHTRRASFQSDPLGADVRVRDYIDTGADAEWDNLGRTPLDAVAIPAGHLAYRISKPGYTTAEGYTASAVTSGVGRVSVKLDLEGTAPRGMVRVWGRMPIGKFWLDKYEVSNARYKEFVDRGGYGKAEYWKGPFVEGGRVIGWERAVARLTDATGRPGPATWQFGAYPRGQDDYPVGGVSWYEAAAYCESEGKVLPTVHHWQVAAHQGMFTTILETSNFGGRGPARVGSYAGLGPFGTYDAAGNVREWCLNASGDNRCILGGAWNDPLYLFQLSDARPPLDRSNGNGFRCAKYELEPPPELTGSVAVSLVAADRSGDRPVGDEIFQVYKALHAYDHGELDARVEAIDEGSPFWRQEKVSFRAAYGNERVTMYLFLPKNAVPPFQAVVTFPGTWALDLQSSARLESQWFDFFVRSGRAVVHPIYKGMYERTIGENYAACISKPNVWRELALQWHKDLGRTLDYLETRGDFDREKVAYHGLSLGTVQAPRLLALEPRLKAAVLFWGGFLHRVSAEVNPLDYAPRSTVPTLMVSGRSDPLFPESTSQIPMFRLLGTPDKDKRRLVVEGGHVAFNQEVVREVLAWLDKYLGPVRTR
- a CDS encoding MBG domain-containing protein yields the protein TITNAGADFTINPKVASVTPTVAGKTYGDVDPALTGTLSDFLAADNVTAVYARTAGETVAGSSYTINATLNPSGALGNYSITYNTAAFTIAKRLAAWTTNASGKTYGDADPAPLTTGSGSNFTAADNVTATYGRASGETVTGGPYPITATLSPAGVLSNYTITNAGADFTINPKVASVTPTVAGKTYGDVGKTYGDVDPALTGTLSGFLAADNVTAAYARTAGEAVAGSPYTISATLSPAGVLSNYTITNAGAAFTINKLAATWTTSPNSKTYGTADPSPLTTGSGTFLTADNISATYTRAPGNTVAGGPYLITATLVDPNGKLVNYEPVTNIGASFTISPANTTTTAPSINAHFGDPLVTLTANVKAGLPSTATVNEGSVTFVVTTTSGTVLATLGPVTVAAGAASASVTLGSSFVAGHYNVAVTYNPASVAPNFSAGGTTSGLTIDPAQTTLVITKPADTQYSDPVKLAATVSPTILNGQTISGSVEFFIAGVSVGSAAVNNAGVATKSGISNMRVPANYAVTAAFTSTNSNFTDSSGVGVVLTVTPEDARAVSTGLTSLSTPSTSTSNVSAKLMATVQDITGILLDPAYDGDLGDTRNARVTFVNRNQSNAPFPGCSDLTPTLIAPADLKTGVVSCVTTLTTGSADSATYEVGIVVTGYYTRNDSYDDFDVNVYKPGTGFLGGGGYLINTASVGVYAGTAGTRTNFGFNAKAKTPKVLQGHVNIIVRSRQADGRWKIYQIKSNAIDSLSITPGTVKGTGTGQFLSKATISDITNPLAPTSLGGNYQLQVTVFDNGEPGTSDTLAVALWDGSVLLFSSNWSGTPPKTVPQILAGGNLQAR